From one Natranaerobius trueperi genomic stretch:
- a CDS encoding YbaK/EbsC family protein has product MIETKERVKDYISSFDLEVIEFNEGTTKTAQMAAEQLGVTVGQIAKSILFLVDDNPVLVVTSGDVKVHTSSLKKILGAKPKMAKHEECLQITGFSPGGLCPFALKHPVSILIDESMRRFEVVYTAAGTANTAVPITIDKLATITNGELVDVCKKND; this is encoded by the coding sequence ATGATAGAAACAAAAGAACGAGTTAAAGACTATATCAGTTCATTTGATTTAGAGGTTATTGAGTTTAATGAGGGAACTACTAAAACTGCTCAGATGGCAGCTGAACAATTAGGGGTAACAGTTGGGCAAATAGCAAAATCTATTTTATTTTTAGTAGATGACAATCCAGTATTAGTTGTCACTAGTGGTGATGTTAAAGTACATACTAGTTCATTAAAAAAAATATTAGGAGCTAAACCCAAAATGGCAAAACATGAAGAATGTCTACAAATAACAGGATTTTCACCCGGTGGGTTATGTCCCTTTGCTCTAAAACACCCTGTAAGTATTTTGATAGATGAAAGTATGAGAAGGTTCGAAGTTGTTTATACTGCAGCAGGAACTGCTAATACTGCTGTTCCTATAACAATTGACAAGCTAGCTACCATTACTAATGGAGAGTTAGTAGATGTTTGTAAAAAAAATGATTAA
- a CDS encoding peroxiredoxin, which produces MQNQESFRMPLLGEAFPNVEVQTTHGTLKLPQDYEGKWFVLFSHPGDFTPVCTTEFVGFAKKSEEFKKLNTELIGLSVDQVFSHIKWVEWINENFEVKIPFPVIADEMGEVSKQLGMLHPNKGTNTVRAVFVVDDKGILRLIKYYPQEIGRNIDEILRSIKALQTHEQNGVALPENWPNNPILADKAIIPPASTEEEAKDRMKQAESNEIECKDWWFCYKKL; this is translated from the coding sequence ATGCAAAATCAAGAAAGTTTCAGAATGCCATTATTAGGAGAGGCGTTTCCTAATGTTGAGGTTCAAACAACGCATGGTACTTTAAAATTACCTCAAGATTATGAGGGGAAATGGTTTGTCCTATTTAGTCACCCTGGGGATTTCACTCCAGTTTGTACAACTGAATTTGTTGGCTTTGCTAAGAAAAGTGAAGAGTTTAAGAAATTAAATACAGAACTCATAGGATTATCTGTGGACCAGGTATTTTCACATATAAAGTGGGTAGAATGGATTAATGAGAATTTTGAAGTTAAAATTCCTTTCCCAGTAATTGCGGATGAAATGGGAGAAGTATCAAAACAATTAGGAATGCTTCATCCAAATAAGGGTACAAATACTGTCCGTGCTGTATTTGTAGTCGATGATAAAGGGATTTTGAGATTAATTAAATATTATCCACAAGAAATAGGTAGAAATATTGATGAAATATTAAGATCAATTAAAGCTCTTCAAACTCATGAGCAGAATGGAGTTGCACTTCCTGAGAATTGGCCAAATAATCCAATCCTTGCTGATAAAGCGATTATTCCACCTGCAAGCACGGAGGAAGAGGCTAAAGATAGGATGAAACAGGCTGAATCAAATGAAATAGAGTGTAAAGACTGGTGGTTTTGCTACAAAAAACTATAG
- a CDS encoding FmdE family protein, giving the protein MNKWNEVTKFHGHECPGLAIGYRLALDALKILKVDKSVDEELLAIIETDACGADAIQVLTGCTFGKGNFFFKDLGKHALTLISRDKNQGVRLGLKYGVLTGKNRNDKIDNIFSLSTEKLFTIKYYDSINDKPDKAVINESYQCINCKEAVMKTRTKNKTGNTLCITCSEN; this is encoded by the coding sequence ATGAATAAATGGAATGAAGTTACTAAATTTCATGGTCATGAATGTCCAGGTCTTGCTATTGGATATCGACTAGCTCTAGATGCTCTTAAAATACTAAAAGTTGATAAATCGGTAGACGAAGAATTACTAGCAATAATAGAGACTGACGCATGCGGAGCTGATGCAATACAAGTTTTAACAGGTTGTACTTTTGGTAAAGGAAACTTCTTTTTTAAAGATTTAGGAAAACATGCTCTTACTTTAATATCTAGAGATAAAAATCAAGGTGTTAGGTTAGGACTTAAATATGGTGTTTTAACCGGAAAAAATCGAAATGATAAGATTGACAATATTTTTAGTCTTTCAACAGAAAAGCTATTCACTATTAAATACTATGATTCCATAAATGATAAACCTGATAAAGCAGTAATTAATGAATCTTACCAATGTATTAATTGCAAGGAAGCTGTCATGAAGACGCGTACTAAAAATAAAACAGGTAATACCCTTTGTATAACCTGTTCAGAAAATTAA